From the Euphorbia lathyris chromosome 6, ddEupLath1.1, whole genome shotgun sequence genome, one window contains:
- the LOC136233645 gene encoding LOW QUALITY PROTEIN: L-type lectin-domain containing receptor kinase SIT2 (The sequence of the model RefSeq protein was modified relative to this genomic sequence to represent the inferred CDS: inserted 2 bases in 1 codon; deleted 1 base in 1 codon; substituted 4 bases at 4 genomic stop codons): protein MNNRLKNELKASANSYVVILICVTNTFKVGNAQNLDISKLPSLPLHMKGKKPALVIFIIIIAVVIALLITIGVGTYSIKKKKYEEIHEDWEREYGPHRFSYKILYKATKGFEDRELLGAGGFGKVYKGVLPSSNLQVAVKKVSHDSKQGMKEFVAEIVSMGRRRHRNLVQLLGYCRRQGKLLLIYDYMPNGSLDKFLFTNEKPLLKWSQRFRILKGVAXGLLXLHEEXEQVVLHRDLKASNVILDVDLNGRLGDFGLARLCNHGSNPQTTHVVRKVGYVAPDLARHRKAITCTDMFSFGAFLLEMACGRRPINLLGLPEELILVDWVIEHWKIGAILDASDPNLXEEMELVLKLGVFCSHSVPTMTPCMKQVMQXLDGDATLPEIPVESSAIVTFTTSNEAPDFAMSSPSSVGNGSGCSFSSVDSILTSGW, encoded by the exons ATGAACAACCGGCTGAAAAACGAATTAAAGG CTTCTGCTAACTCATATGTTGTAATCTTAATTTGTGTAACCAACACCTTCAAAGTAGGAAATGCACAAAATCTTGATATTTCAAAACTTCCTTCACTTCCACTGCATATGAAAGGAAAGAAACCAGCACTTGTGATATTCATAATTATAATTGCAGTAGTAATAGCTTTACTAATAACAATAGGTGTAGGAACTTACAgtataaagaagaagaaatatgaAGAAATACACGAAGATTGGGAAAGGGAATACGGTCCTCATAGATTCTCCTATAAGATTCTCTACAAAGCCACCAAAGGCTTCGAAGATAGAGAGCTTCTTGGAGCAGGAGGCTTCGGCAAGGTTTATAAAGGTGTACTCCCTTCTTCCAATCTTCAAGTTGCAGTGAAGAAAGTTT CACATGATTCAAAACAAGGAATGAAAGAATTTGTGGCTGAGATTGTCAGCATGGGAAGGCGGAGACATAGGAACTTAGTTCAGCTTCTTGGCTACTGCAGACGACAGGGAAAGCTCCTCTTGATCTACGATTACATGCCTAATGGAAGTCTAGACAAGTTCCTATTTACAAACGAAAAACCTCTTCTTAAATGGTCCCAAAGATTTAGAATCCTCAAAGGAGTAGCATGAGGCCTTCTTTAACTCCAC GAGGAGTGAGAACAAGTAGTTCTGCATAGAGATTTAAAAGCTAGTAACGTTATATTAGATGTCGACTTAAATGGAAGACTTGGAGACTTTGGCCTTGCTAGACTATGCAATCACGGTTCGAATCCACAAACCACGCATGTGGTCAGGAAGGTGGGTTATGTAGCTCCAGATCTTGCTAGACACAGAAAGGCAATCACTTGCACAGATATGTTTTCTTTCGGGGCTTTTCTGCTCGAGATGGCTTGCGGAAGGAGGCCTATAAACCTTCTAGGACTTCCTGAAGAGTTAATTTTGGTGGACTGGGTCATTGAACACTGGAAAATAGGAGCTATTCTTGATGCCAGTGATCCTAATTT GGAGGAAATGGAATTGGTCCTAAAACTAGGTGTATTCTGTTCTCACTCTGTACCAACTATGACGCCTTGTATGAAGCAAGTGATGCAGTAATTGGATGGTGATGCAACTTTGCCAGAAATACCAGTAGAAAGTTCTGCAATTGTTACATTCACGACAAGTAATGAAGCTCCTGATTTTGCAATGTCATCTCCTTCCTCTGTTGGGAATGGATCTGGCTGTTCCTTCTCTAGTGTAGACTCAATCCTCACCAGCGGTTGGTGA